GATTCCGAGCGCCTCCCGTTCCGCGTCGGGAATGGAGATCCGACCGCCGCTCTGGACGCGCGTCTTGAACGCCGCAGCACCCATGCTCATCGCCGAGAGCTGCGACAGCCCGCCCATGCTTCGACCGCCGGCCGGGTTCATTCCCGAGACCCACTGAGCGAACAGCTGCTGCTGTCGTTTGGCGGCTTCTTCGCTGGCCTCCTGCATCTGATCCGCGAACATCGCGGGCGGCCACCACGCTCCGTCGGCGTCGTTCGTCATCTACTCGGTGAAACGGGCGCCGATCACATAAGTGTTACCTCTCAAAACCATTCTGTGCCATCGAGTGGTTCGTGACACCAGCCAGTGTATGAAACCGGTTCTTCGCGGGTCACGATCCCATCTCTCCCTCCACGAGTAGGACGACCATCGACAGTCCCGAGACACCCACGAGCAACAGTGCGGGGACGGCGGCGTGCTGGAAGTAGGCGGCCTCCTGTGCGCGCCAGATCTGGGTGACGAGCGTCTCGAAGCCCGTCGGCCGCAGGATGAGCGTCACCGCCAGTTCCTTCATCGTCGTCAAGAACACGAGCGCCATTCCGGCGATCACGCCGGGGCGGATCATCGGCAGCGTCACCCGGCGAAACGTCGCCAGCGGGCGGGTGCCGAGCGTACGCGCGGCCTCGAGCAGCGTCGGATCGACCTGGAGGGTCGTCGTCCGGATCGAGCCGATCGCCTGGGGCATGAAACGCACGACGTAGGCGAACACGAGCAGCGGGATGGTCTGGTAGATCGCGGGGGCGTAGCCGGCCCCGAAGTACACCAGTGCCAGTCCCAGAACGACCCCGGGGACGGCGAAGCCGACGTAGGTCGCCCGCTCGAAGACCACAGAGAGCCGCGAGTCGTGGCGGGCGGCAAAGTACGCGACCGGCAGGGCCGCTAGGGCGGCGACCAACGCGGCTGCGGCCGACACCGAGACGGAATTGACGGCGTAGCTCCACTCGAAGGCCATCGAGGGCCGCGTCGGCGCGTCGGTCCTAACGAGCCACAACAGGAGGATCCCGATCGGGACGAGCAGTCCCATCCCGGCGACCAGCGCGGGCAGGGCCATCGCCGGCCACCGCCACGCGCCAAGCGGGACGACGGCCTCGCCCGAGCGCTTGCTCAGATCGCTGTGGACCGTCTCCCCCGACCGGACCCACCACTCGAGGGCCAGTACGACCACGACCACCGCAAGCAGTTGCAAGGAGAGCAGCGCCGCGTAGTCCTGCCCGAAGGAGTTGTATTCGACGTAGATCTCGCGGGTGAACACCGACAGGCGCATGATCGAGGGCGTGCCGAAATCGGAGACCGCATACAACGCCGCCAGCAACCCGCCCGCAGCGATCGCCGGGCGGATGTGGGGCAGAGTCACTCGACGAAACGCCGCCCACCGGCCGTGGTTCAGGGTCCGGGCGGCGTCGACCAGCGACGTATCGAACGACAGCAGGGCGGCGCGGGTCGTCAGGTAGACGTAGGGGTACGTATAGAGCGTGATCACGAGCGTCGCGCCCGGCAGCCCGTAGATCTCCGGCAGGCGCTCGATCCCCAGCGGCGCGAGTACGGTATGAAACTCCCCCTGCGGGCCGAACGCCGAGACGAACGCGAACGCGCCGATGTAGCTCGGGATCACCAGCGGCAAGGCGACGACGACCGACCAGAAGCGCCGGAACGGCAGGTCCGTCCGGACCGTCAGGTAGGCCAGCGGGACACCCAGAAGCACCGAAAACACGGTTACGAGCCCCATCAACAGCAGGCTGTTGGTCAGGACCTCGACGGTCGTCGGTCGCGTGAGCATCCCCCACGCACGGGCGGGGTCGATGTTCGCCGCCCGGACGAACAGCCACGTCAGGGGAAACACCGTGCCCGCGGCGATCGCCCCGCACAGAAGCGCCAGCCCCACCGGTAGTCGATCGGTTCGCGCACCCGTCGTCGTCGAAAGCGATCTCATGACTCTCGTGGTGGCGGGCGTCGGGCGCTGGTCCGGACGCCCGCCGATCGTCCGCCGGTTGCGTTTCGACGGGTATAAGTTTTAGGTTTGCCTAATCCGCTCTCATGGAGCTGACCAGGCGCGACGCGATCGCCGCGCTCGGGGCGCTCGGTGCCGCCGGAGCGCTGACGGTCGGCACCCGCGAGCGGGGGAACGACGACGAGCGCGTTCGCGAGACGTTCGTCGCCGCCAGCGAGGTGGTCTTCCCCACAGAGGTCGAAGGCATCGAGGGATTCGTCGAGACGTTTCTGGACGGACGTCTCGACCGGCCGGCCCACGCCACCGGTCTGCGCCGGACCGTCGCGGAACTCGACGACCGCGCGGCCGACTGGTACGGCGATCGGTTCGCGGCGCTGGCACCCGACGACCGGGATCGACTGCTGCGGGAAGTCGGCGCGGACACTGCAGAGGAGGACCCCGAGGGGACGACCGCGGAGCGGGTGCGCTACTACGTGGTCAACGAACTGCTGCTCGGGCTCTATAGCTCGCCGACGGGGGGAGAGCTGGTTGGGATCGAGAACCCGCAGGGTCACCCCGGCGGGATCGAGAGCTACCGGCGGGGGCCGGGGGAGTGACCGCGCGGACCCCGATCGGGAACGCGGCGGTCTGTGTGATCGGCGCGGGACCGGCCGGGGCGCTGATCGCGGATCGGCTCGCGGACGCGGGTCGGGAGGTGGTGGTGTTGGAGGCCGGCCCGCGCTTCGACCCGGCCGACCGGCTCGAACGCATGGAACGATCGATCCGGCCCGCACACGGCCCGCCGGACGTCTGGGAGACGGGCGGGAATCGGGACGCCTACTCGGACTCCGGGGAGCGACCCTACCCGCTGAATCACGCCCGCGTGAAGGGCGTCGGCGGTACGACGCTGCACTGGCAGGGGAT
The DNA window shown above is from Halalkalicoccus jeotgali B3 and carries:
- a CDS encoding gluconate 2-dehydrogenase subunit 3 family protein, whose amino-acid sequence is MELTRRDAIAALGALGAAGALTVGTRERGNDDERVRETFVAASEVVFPTEVEGIEGFVETFLDGRLDRPAHATGLRRTVAELDDRAADWYGDRFAALAPDDRDRLLREVGADTAEEDPEGTTAERVRYYVVNELLLGLYSSPTGGELVGIENPQGHPGGIESYRRGPGE
- a CDS encoding AbrB/MazE/SpoVT family DNA-binding domain-containing protein, whose protein sequence is MTNDADGAWWPPAMFADQMQEASEEAAKRQQQLFAQWVSGMNPAGGRSMGGLSQLSAMSMGAAAFKTRVQSGGRISIPDAEREALGIDEGDIVQTIVIPLDTGEDND
- a CDS encoding ABC transporter permease; the encoded protein is MRSLSTTTGARTDRLPVGLALLCGAIAAGTVFPLTWLFVRAANIDPARAWGMLTRPTTVEVLTNSLLLMGLVTVFSVLLGVPLAYLTVRTDLPFRRFWSVVVALPLVIPSYIGAFAFVSAFGPQGEFHTVLAPLGIERLPEIYGLPGATLVITLYTYPYVYLTTRAALLSFDTSLVDAARTLNHGRWAAFRRVTLPHIRPAIAAGGLLAALYAVSDFGTPSIMRLSVFTREIYVEYNSFGQDYAALLSLQLLAVVVVVLALEWWVRSGETVHSDLSKRSGEAVVPLGAWRWPAMALPALVAGMGLLVPIGILLLWLVRTDAPTRPSMAFEWSYAVNSVSVSAAAALVAALAALPVAYFAARHDSRLSVVFERATYVGFAVPGVVLGLALVYFGAGYAPAIYQTIPLLVFAYVVRFMPQAIGSIRTTTLQVDPTLLEAARTLGTRPLATFRRVTLPMIRPGVIAGMALVFLTTMKELAVTLILRPTGFETLVTQIWRAQEAAYFQHAAVPALLLVGVSGLSMVVLLVEGEMGS